The following nucleotide sequence is from Melioribacteraceae bacterium.
TTTTATTGTGAAAACATGGCTAATGATGTAACTGAGGTCATTCTAACTGCGCTGGAATTAAAAGTTCACTTTGGTGAGCATATAATTCTAGATCAAGCTTCTCTAAGTGTACATGAAGGAGACCGCATCGGTTTAATTGGTAAGAATGGTGCCGGGAAATCTACTTTCTTAAAGATCATTACCGGTTTAATTGAACCGGATTCCGGATTTGTAAGTAAAAAGAAAGAGCTTAATGTTAGTTTCCTTTCTCAAGACTTTACCCTTGATGAAGACAAAAATGTTTATGAAAATATTTTAGCCGGTGCAGAAAACGAATTGAATTTAATTAAAAGGTATGAAGAAACTCCATTCGATTCGCCAAAGAAACATTTGCTTGAAGAAATTATTATTCAAAAAGACTCTTGGAATCTTAATAAGCGTATAGAATACTTAATTAAAACATTGGGAGCTCCGGCAAAAGAAATTTTAATAACAAATCTATCCGGTGGTGAAAAACGTCGTATCGCTTTATGCCGTGCGCTTATCTCAAATCCGGATTTACTTATTCTTGATGAACCAACAAATCATCTTGATACCGAATCGATTGAATGGATTGAAGACTTTCTAGCTGCCTATAGCGGAACTTGTATTTTTGTTACACACGACCGTTACTTTCTTGATAGAATTGCAAATAGAATTGTTGAACTCTCCTCGGGAAAATTTATTTCTCATCAAGGCAATTACACTGCATACTTAATTAATAAAGCTGAACGCCAAAAGCTGCTGGAAATTGAGGAAAGAAAACGCCAAAACTTTTTAAAACGTGAGCTTGATTGGATAAGAACGGGACCGAAAGCAAGACGAACTAAAGCGAAAAGCCGTATTGATAATTTTTATGAGGTTGCGTCAAATTCAAACTTTGAACCGGAACTTGAAGTTGATTTGATCATTCCCCCTTCAGAAAGATTAGGTAACAAAGTTGTTGAGCTAAAGGATGTCGGAGTTAAGTTTGGTGACAAAATTCTATTTCAAGGATTTGATCACATTTTCCAACCAAAAAGCAAGATAGGAATTGTCGGAAGAAACGGAACCGGAAAAACGACTTTATTAAAATTAATTTTAGGTGAAATAACTACTTATCATGGTAAGGTCGAGATTGGCGAGACAACTAAGTTCAACTATATTGATCAAGCCAGACTCCTTCTTAATGATGAAGAAACTGTTGTCGAAGCAATTGGTGAAGGAAGTGATTCTATCTTATTTGGCAAACAACAATTATCAATCTGGTCTTATCTCAAGCGTTTTCTTTTCACTGATGATAGGATTAACACACTTGTTGGACGTTTATCCGGTGGTGAAAAAAGTCGACTAACACTTGCAAAAATTTTAAGCAAAGGCGGCAACTTTATTATGCTGGATGAACCAACGAATGATTTGGATCTTCCAACCCTTAGAATGTTGGAAGAAGCTTTAATCTCATTCGAAGGATGTGTTTTAATAGTCAGTCATGATCGCTATTTCTTAAATCGAGTATGTAATGGAATAATTGCTCTCGAAGGAAATGGAAAGATTTATTATAGTGAAGGCGATTATAATTATTACATTCAAAAACGTAGCAATCGTAAAAGTGAACATGAATCAGCCAAAATAGACTCTACAAAAAAAGTAGTCCGTGAAAAACCAAAACGAAAAAAACTTAGTTATAAAGATGCAATGGAACTTGAACAAATTGAACAAAAGATAGTATTAGCAGAAAGTGAAGTTGAAGAGATTGAAAGAATATTTTCTTCACCCAATTTTTATGAAGAATATAGCAACCGGATAAATGAGTTAAAGGACAAACTCACGATCTCACAAGAAAAAGTAAAAACTCTTTACGAAAGATGGGTTGAACTTGATAAAATTAAAGAAGATTTGACTAATCAAGAGTGATCGGAATTTACTTATATATTTTACAAATAAAATAATATTGGGAGCATAATTAGCCCCCAATTATTTATTTTTTGCTGTCACTTGTTTTGCAAGTAGATGCTCCGATCAAATAGTATAAACCACAACGATTAACTAAACCGGTAAGTAGCGGAATAATTCCTATTAATCCCCACCATGATTCGTAGATATATCCAACAATAAGAATTACAACTCCGATTGCAATTCTTAAATACTTATCAAATCCACCAACATTTTCTTTCATACAACCTCCGTTTATGATGAATATGTGATGAGAAAGAATAAAAAAAGATTCTCATTTAAAACCATATTTTGAAATATGCGCGATAGCCATTAAAACAACTGCAAATGTTTGAGCGTAACCGAGGTACTTACCAAAATCACCAAGATCATAATTTGGAATTAGTGTTTGTCTGCGTTTAAGATATTCGGTCATCTCCAATTTTAATTCCGTTATACTTTTTGAATCTGATAACCTGCCTGCAAATTTATCAATGTAGAAACTTTCTTCTTCATAAATTTCGAATTCATCTTGACCTAAAAAAAGCTTATGTTGGTTAAGTAAAGGATTAATATATAATTGATAAATGCTTTCGTCTGGATCATTTTGTAACGAATTTGTAGTATCCGTCTGTGCGGAAATTGTTATTGCTGACAAAAGAAGAATTACGAAAAAAATATTTATCTTAAACATTAAAACAATCTCTTTTACCGGAATCAATTTACAAAATTAACTATGAATTTTCAGTCTACTTTAAATTGGATAAAAGAAACTCCGATTGCACACCGTGGGTTACATAATACTACTGACAAACCGGAAAATTCATTTTCAGCTTTTGATGCGGCACTCAAAAATAATTTACCCATCGAAATTGATTTACAAATTACTTCTGACAATAAATTAATTGTTTTTCACGATGATAATTTTCTTCGCATGGTTGGTTTGGATAAACAAGTCAACCAAGTAACTTCTGAAGAAATTAGAAAATTTCAATTGGTAAATACGTCCGAAAAGATTCCTTTCTTTCTTGAATTTCTGGAATATATTAATGGCAGAGTTCCAATACTAATAGAAATAAAAAATTTCGCACGCCCGGGAAAATTTGAAGAAATTGTAATAGAGACC
It contains:
- a CDS encoding ABC-F family ATP-binding cassette domain-containing protein, whose translation is MANDVTEVILTALELKVHFGEHIILDQASLSVHEGDRIGLIGKNGAGKSTFLKIITGLIEPDSGFVSKKKELNVSFLSQDFTLDEDKNVYENILAGAENELNLIKRYEETPFDSPKKHLLEEIIIQKDSWNLNKRIEYLIKTLGAPAKEILITNLSGGEKRRIALCRALISNPDLLILDEPTNHLDTESIEWIEDFLAAYSGTCIFVTHDRYFLDRIANRIVELSSGKFISHQGNYTAYLINKAERQKLLEIEERKRQNFLKRELDWIRTGPKARRTKAKSRIDNFYEVASNSNFEPELEVDLIIPPSERLGNKVVELKDVGVKFGDKILFQGFDHIFQPKSKIGIVGRNGTGKTTLLKLILGEITTYHGKVEIGETTKFNYIDQARLLLNDEETVVEAIGEGSDSILFGKQQLSIWSYLKRFLFTDDRINTLVGRLSGGEKSRLTLAKILSKGGNFIMLDEPTNDLDLPTLRMLEEALISFEGCVLIVSHDRYFLNRVCNGIIALEGNGKIYYSEGDYNYYIQKRSNRKSEHESAKIDSTKKVVREKPKRKKLSYKDAMELEQIEQKIVLAESEVEEIERIFSSPNFYEEYSNRINELKDKLTISQEKVKTLYERWVELDKIKEDLTNQE
- a CDS encoding DUF2892 domain-containing protein; amino-acid sequence: MKENVGGFDKYLRIAIGVVILIVGYIYESWWGLIGIIPLLTGLVNRCGLYYLIGASTCKTSDSKK
- a CDS encoding glycerophosphodiester phosphodiesterase family protein, with the translated sequence MNFQSTLNWIKETPIAHRGLHNTTDKPENSFSAFDAALKNNLPIEIDLQITSDNKLIVFHDDNFLRMVGLDKQVNQVTSEEIRKFQLVNTSEKIPFFLEFLEYINGRVPILIEIKNFARPGKFEEIVIETLSNYQGQYALQSFNPLTIRWLKINKPEIPRGQISSRFREMPVPLHYKYMLRNLTLNFSAKPHFINYNIDDLPYLPVELYRNYGIPILAWTIKTESQLAKAKDLADNFVFEKIPLEKILG